Proteins found in one Geomonas subterranea genomic segment:
- a CDS encoding M23 family metallopeptidase — protein sequence MPAANRGRVVWADDLGIYGQCVIIDHGLGLQTLYGHLSRIAVKEGEEVRKGDIIGDTGDTGLAGGDHLHFGVMISGQEVNPIEWWDPTWIRNNVTGKLEEAKQGGSAR from the coding sequence GTGCCGGCCGCCAACCGCGGGCGCGTGGTGTGGGCCGACGATCTCGGCATCTACGGACAGTGCGTGATCATCGACCATGGGTTGGGCCTGCAGACGCTCTACGGCCATTTGAGCAGGATCGCGGTGAAGGAAGGGGAAGAGGTGCGAAAGGGGGACATCATCGGCGACACCGGTGATACCGGCCTTGCCGGCGGCGACCATCTCCACTTCGGCGTGATGATATCGGGGCAGGAGGTAAACCCTATCGAATGGTGGGATCCGACCTGGATCAGGAACAACGTCACCGGCAAACTCGAAGAGGCAAAACAGGGGGGAAGCGCCAGGTAG
- the dnaJ gene encoding molecular chaperone DnaJ: MANGDKQDYYELLEVNKNASETEIKKAYRRLAIKYHPDKNPGDKSAEDKFKEVSEAYEVLSDPEKRARYDQFGHAGVGGGGFNGSPFGGFGGSPFGDIFGDIFGEVFGGRQKTSRGRRGDDLQYNLEISFEEAAFGVEKKIDIPYAKRCEACGGSGAKAGTQPKTCPTCQGAGQMRFQQGFFSVSKTCSHCNGEGRVVEHPCPGCRGTGTVRDKKTISVKVPAGVETGIRLKLSGEGGQGIKGGGNGDLYVALTVRDHALFRREDNDVLCEIPISFTQAALGCEIEVPTLDGKVNMKIPEGTQSGAVFRMRGKGVPALQGYGRGDHLVIAKVETPTNLNKQQRELLEELARISGEDVNPMRKNFFAKVMDILT; encoded by the coding sequence TTGGCAAACGGCGACAAACAGGATTACTACGAACTGCTCGAGGTTAACAAGAACGCCTCCGAGACCGAGATCAAGAAGGCGTACCGGCGGCTGGCCATCAAGTACCACCCGGACAAGAACCCCGGCGACAAGAGCGCCGAGGACAAGTTCAAGGAGGTATCCGAGGCCTACGAGGTGCTCTCGGACCCGGAGAAGCGTGCGCGCTACGACCAGTTCGGGCACGCCGGCGTGGGTGGGGGCGGCTTCAACGGCTCACCCTTCGGCGGTTTCGGCGGCTCGCCCTTCGGGGACATCTTCGGAGACATCTTTGGTGAGGTGTTCGGCGGACGCCAGAAGACCTCGCGCGGCAGGCGGGGCGACGACCTTCAGTACAACCTGGAGATCAGCTTCGAAGAGGCCGCCTTCGGGGTGGAGAAGAAGATCGACATCCCCTACGCCAAGCGCTGCGAGGCGTGCGGCGGTTCCGGCGCCAAGGCCGGCACCCAGCCCAAGACCTGCCCCACCTGCCAGGGCGCGGGGCAGATGCGCTTCCAGCAGGGGTTCTTCAGCGTTTCCAAGACCTGCTCGCACTGCAACGGCGAGGGGCGCGTGGTGGAGCATCCCTGCCCGGGCTGCCGCGGCACCGGCACGGTACGGGACAAGAAGACCATCTCGGTGAAGGTTCCCGCCGGAGTCGAGACCGGCATCCGCCTGAAGCTCTCCGGCGAAGGGGGGCAGGGGATCAAGGGAGGGGGGAACGGCGACCTCTACGTGGCCCTCACGGTGCGTGACCACGCCCTCTTCCGGCGCGAGGACAACGACGTCCTGTGCGAGATTCCCATCAGCTTCACCCAGGCGGCCCTCGGATGCGAGATCGAGGTGCCCACCCTGGACGGCAAGGTGAACATGAAGATACCCGAGGGGACCCAGTCCGGCGCCGTCTTCAGGATGCGCGGCAAGGGTGTCCCGGCGCTGCAGGGGTACGGGCGCGGCGATCACCTGGTCATCGCCAAGGTCGAGACCCCGACCAACCTGAACAAGCAGCAGCGCGAACTCCTGGAGGAGCTGGCGCGCATCAGCGGTGAGGACGTGAACCCGATGCGCAAGAACTTCTTCGCGAAAGTGATGGACATCCTCACGTGA
- a CDS encoding DUF3332 domain-containing protein, translated as MKRITAALLAMVIAMVSLQGCYGKMALTRKVYQVNGQVGDKYLRSLVTWVFIIVPVYGIAALVDFVLFNTIEFWSGHNPVAQGEKDFQYSENGDTFKVHAQKSGDTLRYTFNRYHGDTHLDTLTIDWNVKTGNSVALLRGGDNVTQYQAMRSKGGVQVTSSAPDAFNPGRQVTALYQ; from the coding sequence ATGAAGAGGATAACAGCGGCATTACTTGCCATGGTGATAGCCATGGTTTCCCTGCAGGGGTGCTACGGCAAGATGGCACTGACCAGGAAGGTGTACCAGGTGAACGGCCAGGTCGGGGACAAGTACCTGCGCAGCCTGGTGACCTGGGTATTCATCATCGTTCCGGTGTACGGCATCGCGGCACTGGTCGACTTCGTGTTGTTCAACACCATCGAGTTCTGGAGCGGCCACAACCCGGTCGCCCAGGGGGAAAAGGATTTTCAGTACAGCGAAAACGGCGACACCTTCAAGGTGCACGCTCAAAAAAGCGGGGATACCCTGCGCTACACATTCAACCGTTACCACGGTGATACCCATCTCGACACTCTGACCATCGACTGGAACGTGAAGACCGGCAACTCGGTGGCGTTACTGCGGGGGGGGGACAACGTGACCCAGTATCAGGCGATGCGCAGCAAGGGAGGAGTACAGGTGACGAGCTCGGCTCCCGACGCTTTCAACCCGGGCCGGCAGGTGACGGCTCTGTACCAGTAG
- a CDS encoding penicillin-binding protein 1A: MHNRRHASLKKLFSPVFLVILLALTCAVSAHAAIATYPELPAGYTSIRVFDGQQRYVGRILPTQRYWVSIDRIPLFLRKALVATEDARFYEHGGIDVRGIARALVKDVVKGRLAEGGSTITQQLIKNKFLTGEKSIDRKVKEVQLAIDFEKKYTKDQILEMYFNEIYFGNGAWGIAQAARLYFDKNPEELTEAECSLLAGVPKNPGRYNPLGDLAKVSLRRSVVLKRMLDVKMISAQQKRAIEAHPATVIKPGQAQGYLDLVRRQLVERYGAHIVEQGGLDVISAMDVNLQKQAEQLLREGVRKVNPNLQGALICMDLKTGDVLAAVGGVDNAKGGFNRAFAAKRQPGSAIKPLIFAAALEQGYTPASLLDDAPVSYNKGNGQTWRPHNYEKKSFGELSLRQALAHSNNVITVKLLESLGVNNFVTFAGRVGLPLRTPNDLSLALGTDEVTLNDLVSAYSPLANGGMRSEGRTIIRVYDRNRKSWNENPPQVAPVLSPATAFVTTSMMKDVLTYGTAKGLKNFSRQRPAAGKTGTTDDYRDAWFVGYTPQLITGVWVGYDKPKPGGRGFTGGVVSAPIWEKFMRSASAGKPALDFPRPEGVVTVSIDPSTGQLATPDCPTTKEEDFIAGTEPASYCSRHGGDAMPPAAPAQPVRPGAAAPGDEAPLQEPAREPAKAPVEVPGKGEPGGEGGTGSGGNRARRGCRSPSRSSDGPASGRHPARTPAVSRSGSPG, translated from the coding sequence TTGCATAACCGTCGGCACGCATCACTCAAGAAGCTCTTCTCCCCGGTTTTCCTCGTCATCCTCCTGGCACTCACCTGCGCCGTTTCGGCCCACGCCGCCATCGCCACCTATCCCGAACTCCCGGCCGGCTACACCTCCATCCGGGTCTTTGACGGGCAGCAGCGCTACGTCGGTCGCATCCTCCCCACCCAGCGCTACTGGGTCTCCATCGACCGCATCCCGCTCTTTCTGCGCAAGGCGCTGGTCGCCACCGAGGACGCCCGGTTCTACGAGCACGGGGGCATCGACGTGCGCGGCATCGCACGCGCCCTGGTGAAGGACGTGGTGAAGGGAAGGCTCGCCGAGGGGGGCTCCACCATCACCCAGCAGCTGATCAAGAACAAGTTCCTCACCGGGGAGAAGTCGATCGACCGGAAGGTGAAGGAGGTGCAGCTCGCCATCGACTTCGAAAAGAAGTACACCAAGGACCAGATCCTGGAGATGTACTTCAACGAGATCTACTTCGGCAACGGCGCCTGGGGCATCGCGCAGGCGGCGCGGCTGTACTTCGACAAGAACCCGGAAGAGCTGACCGAGGCGGAGTGCTCGCTTCTGGCCGGGGTCCCCAAGAACCCGGGACGGTACAACCCGCTGGGGGACCTGGCCAAGGTGAGCCTGCGCCGCTCCGTGGTGCTCAAGCGGATGCTCGACGTGAAGATGATCTCGGCGCAGCAGAAACGGGCTATAGAGGCGCATCCGGCGACGGTTATCAAGCCGGGGCAGGCGCAGGGGTACCTCGACCTGGTGCGCAGGCAGCTCGTGGAGCGCTACGGCGCGCACATCGTGGAGCAGGGGGGGCTGGACGTGATTTCGGCCATGGACGTGAACCTGCAGAAGCAGGCGGAGCAGCTGCTGCGCGAGGGCGTGCGGAAGGTGAACCCGAACCTGCAGGGGGCACTCATCTGCATGGACCTGAAGACCGGGGACGTGCTGGCCGCGGTGGGTGGCGTCGACAACGCCAAGGGGGGCTTCAACCGGGCCTTCGCGGCCAAGCGCCAGCCCGGCTCCGCCATCAAGCCGCTCATCTTCGCCGCGGCGCTGGAGCAGGGGTACACCCCGGCGAGCCTTTTGGACGACGCTCCGGTCTCCTACAACAAGGGGAACGGCCAGACCTGGCGGCCGCACAACTACGAGAAGAAGAGCTTCGGGGAGCTGTCGCTTAGGCAGGCGCTGGCGCACTCCAACAACGTGATCACCGTGAAGCTGCTGGAATCGCTGGGGGTGAACAACTTCGTCACCTTCGCCGGGCGCGTGGGACTTCCCCTTCGGACACCCAACGACCTCTCGCTCGCGCTGGGGACCGACGAGGTGACCCTGAACGACCTGGTCTCCGCGTACTCGCCGCTTGCCAACGGCGGGATGCGCAGCGAGGGGCGCACCATCATCCGGGTCTACGACCGCAACCGCAAGAGCTGGAACGAGAATCCGCCGCAGGTGGCGCCGGTGCTCTCTCCGGCCACGGCCTTCGTCACGACCTCGATGATGAAAGATGTCCTGACCTACGGCACCGCCAAGGGGCTGAAGAACTTCAGCCGCCAGCGCCCCGCCGCCGGCAAGACCGGCACCACCGACGATTACCGCGACGCCTGGTTCGTGGGGTACACGCCGCAGCTGATCACCGGGGTCTGGGTAGGGTACGACAAGCCTAAGCCTGGGGGGAGGGGTTTTACCGGCGGCGTGGTCTCCGCGCCGATCTGGGAGAAGTTCATGCGTAGCGCCAGCGCCGGCAAGCCCGCGCTGGACTTCCCGAGGCCCGAGGGGGTGGTCACGGTGAGCATCGATCCCTCCACCGGCCAGCTGGCCACCCCCGACTGCCCGACCACGAAGGAAGAGGATTTCATAGCGGGGACCGAGCCGGCCAGCTACTGCTCCAGGCACGGCGGCGACGCGATGCCGCCGGCCGCGCCGGCACAGCCTGTGCGGCCGGGAGCCGCCGCTCCCGGCGACGAAGCCCCGCTGCAGGAGCCTGCCAGGGAACCTGCCAAGGCTCCCGTTGAGGTGCCGGGCAAAGGGGAACCGGGGGGCGAGGGGGGTACGGGTAGCGGGGGGAACCGCGCTAGGCGGGGGTGCCGCTCTCCGTCGCGTAGTAGTGACGGACCGGCTTCAGGTCGTCATCCAGCTCGTACACCAGCGGTGTCCCGGTCGGGATCTCCAGGTTGA
- the gpmA gene encoding 2,3-diphosphoglycerate-dependent phosphoglycerate mutase has translation MQQLVLVRHGESVWNKENLFTGWTDVDLSERGREESRSAGRLLKERGFLFDVAFTSVLRRAIDTLWTVLKEMDLMWIEERKDWRLNERHYGALQGLNKAQTAEKYGEEQVKLWRRSYHVRPPALNEADQRYPGSDPRYASLARHLIPKTECLQDTVERVLPCWQQQIAPALLECRRPLVVAHGNSLRALIKYLDRVSDAEIVNLEIPTGTPLVYELDDDLKPVRHYYATESGTPA, from the coding sequence ATGCAGCAGCTGGTACTGGTTCGACATGGCGAGAGCGTCTGGAACAAGGAAAACCTGTTCACCGGCTGGACCGACGTGGATCTGTCCGAACGCGGCAGGGAGGAGAGCAGGAGCGCGGGGCGGCTCCTGAAGGAAAGAGGCTTCCTCTTCGACGTCGCCTTCACCTCGGTGCTGCGCCGCGCCATCGACACGTTATGGACCGTGCTGAAGGAGATGGACCTGATGTGGATAGAGGAGCGCAAGGACTGGCGCCTGAACGAGAGGCACTACGGGGCCTTGCAGGGACTGAACAAGGCGCAGACCGCGGAGAAGTACGGGGAGGAGCAGGTGAAGCTGTGGCGGCGCAGCTACCATGTCCGGCCGCCCGCGCTCAACGAAGCGGACCAGCGTTACCCCGGCAGCGACCCGCGCTACGCCTCCCTCGCGCGGCATCTCATCCCGAAGACCGAATGCCTGCAGGACACGGTGGAGCGGGTGCTCCCCTGCTGGCAGCAGCAGATCGCCCCGGCCCTGCTGGAATGCCGCCGCCCGCTCGTTGTGGCCCACGGCAACAGCCTGCGCGCCCTCATCAAGTACCTGGACCGGGTCTCGGACGCGGAGATCGTCAACCTGGAGATCCCGACCGGGACACCGCTGGTGTACGAGCTGGATGACGACCTGAAGCCGGTCCGTCACTACTACGCGACGGAGAGCGGCACCCCCGCCTAG
- a CDS encoding phospholipase D-like domain-containing protein gives MKSGVARGAVLALAVVVLAARPVPALSAPAQATLLADAAYGGAFRERIREAKRRIICAFYLFKVTDRRGNLPAGIAQDLAQARGRGVDVTVILEGDDSVGRENRAAAGYLARKGVRVIFPRGRRTTHAKAVVIDDRFVMIGSHNLSHAALSRNRELSVILDAPELAAQVTRYLEGIR, from the coding sequence GTGAAAAGCGGGGTGGCACGCGGGGCGGTCCTGGCGCTGGCGGTTGTTGTGCTGGCGGCCCGTCCCGTACCTGCCCTGAGTGCCCCGGCCCAGGCGACGCTCCTTGCCGATGCCGCCTACGGCGGGGCGTTCAGGGAGCGGATCCGCGAGGCCAAAAGGCGCATCATCTGCGCCTTTTACCTTTTCAAGGTCACCGACCGCAGGGGGAACCTCCCCGCCGGCATCGCGCAGGACCTGGCGCAGGCCAGGGGGCGCGGGGTGGATGTCACGGTGATCCTCGAGGGGGACGATTCCGTGGGACGCGAAAACCGCGCCGCCGCGGGGTACCTGGCGCGCAAGGGGGTGCGGGTGATCTTCCCGCGCGGCAGGCGGACCACCCACGCCAAAGCCGTGGTGATCGACGACCGCTTCGTCATGATCGGGAGCCATAACCTCTCCCACGCCGCGCTGAGCCGGAACCGGGAGCTGTCGGTTATTCTGGACGCGCCCGAACTGGCGGCGCAGGTGACCCGGTACCTGGAGGGGATCAGGTAA
- a CDS encoding cytochrome C — protein sequence MLRKTLAVLAATAVISGALSWAATSFQLQTKLNNSGGTLQIRNNPVQTVSGTVVYTNFTTAELVPVKVTANPGYKITSLTKTGVAQVIGNYTTHYTTTFKKADGSPQSLIAGFTAQKYTVTGTAYGPGGITPASTQVTYNGTAVFTATPNANSVLTAVSGGTATTLSGGAISFPYLGQANITARNVTGPAAVTASFSAVGISAGENQTGMVATKVTLRGSMQGGGTFTWNQESGPAVTLLQASTLNPDFVPMVLGTYVFRATQYMNGVAVSTSTTQVKVVDSLIDSMRTDCNGCHSATGVYPTPMAFTLWSSSNHKSLGVSCVSCHTTGAMPTPVNVSSVDSNTFVNLQASAGPVGDYFCAACHTDSIFSGYDRSMHKKMGVTCTSCHKGGAHQPEADPGVCAGCHYNGLGIVPNHTVEIGRNVLCISCHNPHSSFAAVQGDLETLHYGNMTTGAYPATYVTSRSACTDCHFSTVSNQAIRQAWYTSGHAKGSAPAYSTYDFKTMNGCVQCHTTTGFVAYSTAKVTTAWGDSADKTKEMVTCRACHVDIVAGALRTMAPSKPFANEPTYLNPAVGESNLCMTCHSGTNTGQVITDKLQSNADFTNLAFIPPHYAVSAATMYAKGGYHFPGRSYDLGATHSNLGFDNAKGPCIMCHRNGTYGHSFRSGVSAICTNCHGANMPEEQRQLARDSFTSLLEVLRAQLAAKGFIYMEKAPHFNERNWGSGQQGANVMGAAFNYALLVRELGSFGHNPRYSKQLAMDSIDILDNGVIDDSVTTLAVPTLRDAGAISQAVADSVVAYKARNLCITCHGGSASTPSPMATNQHATHITAVYGPGAYLGSEYTVCQACHIGTTATHNNGSPDLKSGDGSLCMGCHAGQLVDWKTTARIECTVCHAQNAAVLPNGTQAPFKAYFGTKGHGRFAVSNQCTVCHDRNATHITGTLGDSKRLLMTNDNTLCASCHNNAAVVPARILNLGTHVTKDNMEIACRECHDTHGTGNLSMIRGEIRGFNIAYTDRVNTLVETIYNRGLCQVCHTKTNYYRAGVPESSHFTSGCLDCHTHTSAGGAFKPIGGGCDSCHGYPPAPKNTATGFGSYANWANARFEDYSGGGGAHLVAAHISPFAKAEEGWTNCTVCHNGGATGLTPYHKMVTPVKEHIENVTVLVDNSLRFANSFTIYTGAKLTSVPGANQTGSCFNIACHMSPSARWSTER from the coding sequence ATGCTGAGAAAAACACTGGCTGTTCTGGCTGCTACGGCCGTCATATCGGGGGCGCTCTCATGGGCGGCAACATCGTTCCAGCTGCAGACCAAGCTGAACAACAGCGGCGGTACCCTCCAGATCCGCAACAACCCCGTCCAGACAGTGTCCGGCACGGTCGTGTACACCAACTTCACCACGGCGGAGCTGGTTCCGGTGAAGGTGACCGCCAACCCCGGCTACAAGATCACCAGTCTGACCAAGACGGGCGTGGCCCAGGTGATCGGCAACTACACGACCCACTACACCACCACCTTCAAGAAAGCTGACGGTTCGCCCCAGTCCCTGATCGCCGGCTTCACCGCCCAGAAGTACACGGTCACCGGCACCGCCTACGGCCCGGGCGGCATCACCCCGGCCAGCACCCAGGTCACCTACAACGGCACCGCCGTGTTCACCGCCACCCCCAACGCCAACTCGGTCCTGACCGCCGTCAGCGGCGGCACCGCCACCACCCTCTCCGGCGGCGCGATCAGCTTCCCCTACCTCGGCCAGGCCAACATCACGGCCAGGAACGTAACCGGTCCTGCCGCCGTGACCGCGTCCTTCTCCGCGGTCGGCATCAGCGCCGGCGAGAATCAGACCGGGATGGTGGCCACGAAGGTGACCCTGAGGGGCTCCATGCAGGGGGGGGGCACCTTCACCTGGAACCAGGAGAGCGGCCCGGCGGTCACCCTGCTGCAAGCCAGCACGCTGAACCCGGACTTCGTGCCGATGGTGCTGGGGACCTACGTGTTCCGGGCCACCCAGTACATGAACGGCGTCGCGGTCTCCACCTCCACCACCCAGGTCAAGGTGGTGGACTCGCTGATCGACTCCATGAGAACCGACTGCAACGGCTGCCACTCCGCCACCGGCGTTTACCCGACCCCGATGGCCTTCACCCTGTGGTCCTCCTCGAACCACAAGTCCCTGGGCGTATCCTGCGTTTCCTGCCATACCACCGGTGCCATGCCGACCCCGGTCAACGTCTCGAGCGTCGACTCCAACACCTTCGTGAACCTGCAGGCCTCCGCTGGCCCCGTGGGCGATTACTTCTGCGCCGCCTGCCACACCGACTCGATTTTCTCCGGCTACGATCGCTCCATGCATAAGAAGATGGGCGTCACCTGTACCTCCTGCCACAAGGGGGGAGCACACCAGCCCGAGGCGGACCCGGGCGTCTGCGCGGGTTGCCACTACAACGGCCTGGGGATCGTCCCCAACCACACGGTCGAGATCGGCAGGAACGTCCTCTGTATCTCCTGCCACAACCCGCACTCCAGCTTCGCGGCGGTACAGGGTGATCTCGAGACGCTGCACTACGGCAACATGACCACCGGCGCCTACCCGGCCACCTACGTCACCTCGCGTTCGGCCTGCACCGACTGCCACTTCTCGACGGTCAGCAACCAGGCGATCCGCCAGGCATGGTACACCTCCGGCCACGCCAAGGGGAGCGCGCCGGCGTACTCCACCTACGACTTCAAGACCATGAACGGCTGCGTGCAGTGCCACACCACCACCGGCTTCGTGGCCTACTCCACCGCCAAGGTGACCACGGCCTGGGGCGACTCCGCGGACAAGACCAAGGAGATGGTCACCTGCCGCGCCTGCCACGTCGACATCGTCGCGGGTGCGCTGCGCACCATGGCGCCGTCCAAGCCGTTCGCCAACGAGCCCACCTACCTGAACCCGGCGGTGGGCGAGTCCAACCTCTGCATGACCTGCCACAGCGGCACCAATACCGGCCAGGTGATCACGGACAAACTGCAGTCGAACGCGGACTTCACCAACCTCGCCTTCATACCGCCGCACTACGCAGTGTCGGCCGCCACCATGTATGCCAAGGGCGGCTACCACTTCCCGGGGCGCAGCTACGACCTGGGCGCCACCCACAGCAACCTCGGCTTCGACAACGCCAAGGGGCCCTGCATCATGTGCCACAGAAACGGCACCTACGGCCACTCCTTCAGAAGCGGGGTGAGCGCGATCTGCACCAACTGCCACGGCGCCAACATGCCGGAAGAGCAACGCCAGCTGGCGCGCGATTCCTTCACGAGCCTTTTGGAAGTGCTGCGCGCGCAACTGGCGGCCAAGGGGTTCATCTACATGGAGAAGGCGCCGCACTTCAACGAGCGTAACTGGGGCTCCGGTCAGCAGGGCGCGAACGTCATGGGCGCCGCCTTCAACTACGCACTCCTGGTGCGGGAGCTCGGCTCCTTCGGCCACAACCCGCGCTACTCGAAACAGCTCGCCATGGACTCCATCGACATCCTGGACAACGGCGTCATCGACGACTCGGTGACCACGCTGGCGGTGCCGACGCTGCGGGATGCGGGCGCCATCAGCCAGGCGGTGGCCGATTCCGTCGTCGCCTACAAGGCGCGCAACCTGTGCATCACCTGCCACGGCGGCTCCGCTTCGACCCCGAGCCCGATGGCGACCAACCAGCATGCTACCCACATCACCGCGGTCTACGGCCCGGGCGCCTACCTGGGGAGCGAGTACACCGTCTGCCAGGCGTGCCACATCGGAACCACCGCCACCCACAACAACGGCTCGCCGGACTTGAAGAGCGGCGACGGCTCGCTGTGCATGGGTTGCCATGCGGGTCAGCTGGTGGACTGGAAGACCACCGCCCGCATCGAGTGCACCGTCTGCCACGCTCAGAACGCCGCGGTGCTCCCCAACGGCACCCAGGCGCCGTTCAAGGCGTACTTCGGCACCAAGGGTCACGGCCGCTTCGCGGTGTCGAACCAGTGCACCGTGTGCCACGACCGGAACGCCACCCACATCACGGGGACCCTGGGCGACAGCAAGCGCCTCTTGATGACCAACGACAACACGCTGTGCGCCTCGTGCCACAACAACGCCGCGGTGGTCCCTGCGCGCATCCTGAACCTCGGCACGCACGTCACCAAGGACAACATGGAGATCGCCTGCCGCGAGTGCCACGACACGCACGGCACCGGGAACCTCTCCATGATCAGGGGCGAGATCCGGGGCTTCAACATCGCGTACACCGACCGTGTGAACACGCTGGTGGAGACCATCTACAACCGCGGCCTGTGCCAGGTCTGCCACACGAAGACCAACTACTACCGCGCCGGCGTTCCGGAGTCGAGCCACTTCACTTCGGGGTGCCTTGACTGCCACACCCACACCAGCGCGGGCGGCGCCTTCAAGCCGATTGGCGGCGGCTGCGACTCCTGCCACGGCTACCCGCCGGCACCGAAGAACACGGCGACCGGGTTCGGAAGCTACGCCAACTGGGCCAACGCGCGCTTCGAGGACTACTCGGGCGGCGGCGGCGCGCACCTCGTCGCGGCGCACATCTCTCCGTTTGCCAAGGCGGAAGAGGGGTGGACGAACTGCACGGTGTGCCACAACGGCGGCGCCACGGGGCTCACGCCGTACCACAAGATGGTGACGCCGGTTAAGGAGCACATCGAGAACGTGACGGTGCTGGTGGACAACAGCCTGCGCTTCGCGAACAGCTTCACCATCTACACCGGTGCCAAGCTGACCAGCGTTCCGGGGGCGAACCAGACCGGCAGCTGCTTCAACATCGCCTGCCACATGAGCCCGTCGGCACGGTGGAGCACCGAGCGGTAG